From Shewanella yunxiaonensis, the proteins below share one genomic window:
- the trhP gene encoding prephenate-dependent tRNA uridine(34) hydroxylase TrhP, protein MFKPELLSPAGTLKNMRYAFAYGADAVYAGQPRYSLRVRNNDFNMENLATGINEAHELGKKLYVVSNIAPHNSKLKTYIKDMEPVVSMKPDALIMSDPGLIMMVREAFPEQVVHLSVQANAINWASVKFWESQGIKRVILSRELSLDEIEEIRQHCPDIELEVFVHGALCMAYSGRCLLSGYINKRDPNQGTCTNACRWKYDVHEAKQNDAGDIIAINPVNDSAVQIEKPTLGDGPATDKIFLLQEGNRPGEYMPAFEDEHGTYIMNSKDLRAIQHVERLASMGINSLKIEGRTKSFYYVARTAQLYRKAINDAAAGNSFDRSLMQQLEGLAHRGYTEGFLRRHVHDEYQNYDYGYSVSDSQQFVGELTGKRNADGLAEIEVKNKFSVGDSVELMTPQGNISLTIESLLNRKGEAIDCGPGNGHTVYLPVPKEVVLEHGILLRNLPDGQDTRNPHQGE, encoded by the coding sequence ATGTTCAAACCTGAGCTGTTGTCCCCTGCCGGGACATTGAAAAATATGCGCTATGCCTTTGCCTACGGTGCAGATGCCGTTTACGCGGGCCAGCCGAGATATAGCTTGCGGGTGCGCAACAACGACTTCAACATGGAAAATCTGGCGACGGGAATTAATGAAGCCCATGAACTTGGTAAAAAACTTTATGTAGTAAGCAATATTGCGCCACATAACTCCAAGTTAAAAACCTATATCAAGGACATGGAGCCGGTGGTTTCGATGAAACCCGATGCCCTGATCATGTCTGACCCAGGTCTGATCATGATGGTACGCGAAGCGTTTCCGGAGCAAGTGGTACATTTATCCGTACAAGCCAACGCCATCAACTGGGCTTCAGTAAAATTCTGGGAATCTCAAGGGATTAAACGCGTCATCCTTTCGCGTGAGCTTTCTTTGGATGAAATCGAAGAAATCCGCCAACATTGTCCGGACATTGAGCTGGAAGTCTTTGTGCATGGCGCACTGTGTATGGCTTACTCCGGACGTTGTTTGTTATCTGGTTATATTAACAAGCGTGATCCTAACCAGGGCACCTGCACCAATGCCTGTCGCTGGAAGTATGATGTACATGAAGCAAAGCAAAATGATGCTGGTGATATCATTGCGATCAATCCAGTCAATGACAGCGCAGTACAGATTGAAAAGCCTACGCTAGGTGACGGCCCAGCCACTGACAAGATATTTCTGCTGCAGGAAGGCAATCGTCCTGGAGAGTACATGCCAGCGTTCGAAGATGAACATGGCACTTATATCATGAACTCTAAGGATTTACGGGCCATCCAGCATGTAGAACGACTGGCAAGTATGGGCATCAACTCCCTGAAAATCGAAGGTCGTACCAAATCCTTCTACTATGTTGCACGTACCGCCCAGTTATACCGTAAAGCGATTAACGATGCTGCCGCTGGTAACTCGTTTGATCGCAGCCTCATGCAACAACTTGAAGGACTGGCGCATCGTGGCTATACCGAAGGCTTTCTGCGTCGGCACGTCCACGATGAATATCAGAATTACGATTACGGCTATTCAGTTAGCGACAGTCAACAGTTTGTCGGAGAACTCACCGGCAAGCGTAACGCTGACGGGTTGGCCGAAATCGAAGTGAAGAATAAATTCAGTGTGGGTGACAGTGTCGAACTGATGACACCACAAGGCAATATCAGTCTAACTATTGAATCACTGCTGAATCGCAAAGGTGAAGCGATTGATTGTGGGCCAGGCAATGGCCATACTGTTTACTTACCGGTACCGAAGGAAGTAGTACTGGAACACGGTATATTGCTGCGCAATCTGCCAGACGGTCAGGATACCCGTAATCCCCATCAGGGTGAATAA
- a CDS encoding HDOD domain-containing protein: MSTEHQLLVSLLKKLKFDTLVLPTLPEVAIRVQEVMGRQNSSLKQVAEVIGQDAAISARLIKVANSAFYSRGVKAENINQAVTRIGLTQIKSIVTSIAMEQLFISTNEMVWEVMDEVWGTSIEVTAAAASMLLMYKPKHPESQLNYDTLTLAGLVHNIGALPVLTEAESHPELFTSIGQLRALVRKLQGPIGRAVLNSWDFTPEVTEVVERWADLHYLPEQVTYLDFIRAAAFYVGELRAGPELQQRLDVFIKKGLPVTPDDLASDEFLEHFHSIKASYD, translated from the coding sequence ATGTCAACAGAGCACCAGCTGTTGGTCAGTCTTCTGAAGAAATTAAAATTCGATACCCTGGTTTTACCGACGTTGCCGGAAGTGGCAATTAGGGTACAGGAAGTGATGGGGCGTCAGAATTCCAGTCTTAAGCAAGTGGCGGAAGTTATTGGCCAGGATGCAGCTATTTCAGCCCGACTGATTAAGGTTGCCAACAGTGCGTTTTACAGCCGTGGCGTCAAGGCAGAAAACATTAATCAAGCGGTGACCCGTATCGGTCTGACCCAGATTAAATCTATTGTGACCTCCATTGCGATGGAGCAGCTGTTCATTTCTACTAACGAGATGGTATGGGAAGTGATGGATGAAGTGTGGGGCACCTCTATTGAGGTAACCGCTGCCGCTGCATCTATGTTGCTGATGTATAAGCCGAAACATCCAGAAAGTCAGCTAAATTACGACACGCTGACATTGGCCGGGTTGGTACATAATATTGGTGCCTTGCCGGTGCTGACGGAAGCAGAATCTCATCCGGAGCTGTTTACCAGTATTGGGCAGTTACGCGCCCTAGTGCGTAAGCTGCAAGGCCCGATTGGCCGAGCGGTACTGAACAGTTGGGATTTTACCCCTGAGGTCACGGAAGTGGTTGAGCGCTGGGCCGATCTGCATTATCTGCCGGAACAAGTGACTTACCTCGATTTTATTCGCGCGGCAGCTTTCTATGTCGGAGAGTTACGTGCTGGTCCTGAATTACAACAACGGTTAGATGTGTTTATTAAAAAAGGCTTGCCTGTAACGCCGGATGATTTGGCAAGTGACGAATTTTTAGAACATTTTCATTCAATAAAAGCAAGTTACGATTGA
- a CDS encoding putative bifunctional diguanylate cyclase/phosphodiesterase codes for MIFGLIAVLTLSVLAGVVLGIRYWRLKQFVALLADDLRSQVEHKQPLDIAEVPERGVPLYLAIKSLIRQIPTNIGRDALTGLPNRQWFKRAITPLMPVTNGTMVMLDIDRFRFVNDLFGFSAGDKLLQGYAARLRQSTPQPRFVARMDGDEFLLFYEQQLTLADLEALQQQLQLPYEIDKTPIGIKVKVGYLQLQQHHADTSLMLKRVDLALKKARDDRRGIAAYESGDDSVHLREMQIIHSLPKALQHNQLYVVYQPKESLHTGKCEQVEALIRWEHPQLGVVSPAEFIPLAECAGMIHLVTHWVMDKVLQQQQQWRAQGVNIRVAVNLAGSDFEQDVVACISHKLQQYQLTGDAIALEITEGVLIANMSGTCEKLQQLRQMGIEVAIDDFGTGHSSLAYLKDLPVDEIKIDKAFVDDLLVDRRAQRIVLTTIEMAHHLGFRVTVEGVENSRQRELLKRMGADLLQGMLFSNPMRGAELAYHGDTLQLNCMPLAQSL; via the coding sequence ATGATCTTTGGGCTGATAGCAGTGTTGACCTTAAGTGTGTTGGCTGGCGTTGTCCTAGGGATACGTTATTGGCGTTTAAAGCAATTTGTTGCCCTGCTGGCAGATGACCTGCGTTCTCAGGTAGAACATAAGCAGCCTTTAGACATCGCCGAAGTGCCCGAGCGTGGCGTTCCCCTTTACCTTGCTATCAAGTCATTAATACGACAGATCCCCACCAATATTGGTCGCGACGCTCTAACCGGTCTGCCTAATCGTCAATGGTTTAAGCGTGCCATCACGCCATTAATGCCGGTGACGAACGGCACTATGGTCATGTTGGATATTGACCGCTTCCGTTTTGTGAACGATCTGTTTGGCTTTAGTGCGGGTGATAAATTGTTACAGGGCTATGCTGCCCGGTTACGGCAAAGTACTCCGCAGCCGCGATTCGTCGCTCGCATGGATGGTGATGAATTTCTACTGTTTTACGAGCAGCAACTGACGCTGGCAGACCTCGAAGCCTTGCAACAGCAACTACAACTGCCTTATGAAATCGATAAGACACCCATTGGCATCAAGGTCAAAGTGGGATATCTGCAGTTACAGCAACACCATGCGGATACCAGCTTGATGTTAAAACGTGTCGATCTGGCACTGAAGAAGGCGCGCGATGATCGGCGTGGGATTGCGGCTTATGAAAGCGGCGATGACAGTGTGCATCTGCGGGAAATGCAGATTATTCATAGTTTGCCCAAGGCGTTGCAGCATAACCAATTGTACGTGGTGTATCAGCCAAAAGAGAGCCTGCATACCGGCAAGTGCGAACAAGTGGAAGCTCTGATCCGCTGGGAACATCCGCAGCTTGGGGTGGTATCACCGGCGGAGTTTATTCCGCTCGCTGAATGTGCCGGGATGATCCATTTGGTAACGCATTGGGTGATGGATAAAGTGCTGCAGCAACAGCAGCAGTGGCGTGCGCAAGGCGTAAATATTCGTGTGGCAGTCAATCTGGCTGGCAGTGATTTCGAACAGGATGTGGTTGCCTGTATCAGCCATAAATTACAGCAATATCAGCTCACTGGTGATGCTATTGCGTTAGAGATTACCGAGGGGGTGCTGATTGCGAATATGAGCGGTACCTGCGAAAAATTGCAGCAACTGCGGCAGATGGGGATTGAAGTTGCCATTGATGACTTCGGTACCGGGCATTCATCGCTAGCTTATCTGAAAGACCTTCCGGTCGATGAAATTAAGATTGATAAAGCCTTTGTGGATGATTTGCTGGTGGATCGCCGGGCGCAGCGGATTGTCCTGACTACCATTGAAATGGCGCATCATCTGGGCTTTCGCGTGACGGTAGAAGGTGTTGAAAATAGCCGTCAACGGGAACTCCTCAAACGTATGGGGGCCGATTTGCTGCAAGGTATGCTGTTTTCCAATCCAATGCGCGGCGCTGAGCTGGCCTATCATGGCGATACCTTGCAGCTCAACTGCATGCCATTGGCCCAGTCGCTGTAA
- the ettA gene encoding energy-dependent translational throttle protein EttA, with protein sequence MAQFVYSMLRVGKVVPPKKQILKDISLSFFPGAKIGVLGLNGSGKSSLLRIMAGVDKEFDGEARPMPGLKIGYLPQEPQLDPQKTVREAIEEAVSEAKNALARLDEVYAAYAEPDADFDALAKEQGELEAIIQAHDAHNLDNILERAADALRLPEWDAKIEVLSGGERRRVAICRLLLEKPEMLLMDEPTNHLDAESVAWLEQFLHEYPGTVVAITHDRYFLDNAAGWILELDRGEGIPWQGNYSSWLEQKDQRLQQEASTESARQKTIAKELEWVRQGAKGRQSKGKARLSRFEELNSQEYQRRNETNELFIPPGPRLGDKVIEVRHLTKSFGDRVLIDDLSFTVPKGAIVGIIGPNGAGKSTLFKMITGAETPDKGEVEVGDTVQIASVEQFRDSMNDKNTIWQEISGGQDIMRINGLEIPSRAYVGRFNFRGGDQQKIIGTLSGGERNRVHLAKLLQAGGNVLLLDEPTNDLDVETLRALEEALLEFPGCAMVISHDRWFLDRICTHILDYRDEGKVNFYEGNYTEYSSWLKANFGTDVIEPHRLKYKRMIK encoded by the coding sequence ATGGCTCAGTTTGTTTATAGCATGCTCAGGGTAGGCAAAGTGGTGCCACCTAAGAAGCAGATCCTCAAAGACATCTCTTTGAGCTTCTTTCCTGGCGCCAAAATCGGTGTGCTCGGTCTGAATGGCTCCGGTAAATCTTCGCTGCTGCGTATTATGGCTGGTGTTGATAAGGAATTTGACGGTGAAGCCCGCCCGATGCCTGGGTTAAAAATTGGCTATCTGCCGCAGGAACCTCAACTGGATCCGCAGAAAACAGTACGCGAAGCCATCGAAGAGGCTGTCAGCGAAGCCAAAAATGCCTTAGCTCGCCTCGATGAAGTGTATGCGGCTTACGCTGAACCGGATGCCGATTTTGATGCGCTAGCCAAAGAACAAGGGGAACTGGAAGCCATCATTCAAGCCCATGACGCTCACAATCTGGATAACATTTTGGAACGTGCCGCCGATGCGCTACGGTTACCCGAATGGGATGCCAAAATTGAGGTGCTGTCCGGTGGTGAGCGTCGCCGCGTTGCCATCTGTCGACTGCTGTTGGAAAAGCCAGAAATGCTGTTGATGGACGAACCTACCAACCATCTCGATGCCGAATCCGTCGCTTGGCTGGAGCAGTTCCTGCACGAATATCCGGGTACCGTTGTGGCGATTACCCACGACCGTTATTTTCTGGATAATGCTGCCGGCTGGATCCTGGAACTGGACCGCGGTGAGGGTATCCCATGGCAAGGCAACTATTCCTCTTGGCTGGAGCAGAAAGATCAACGTCTGCAACAGGAAGCCTCGACAGAAAGTGCCCGCCAGAAAACCATTGCTAAGGAATTGGAATGGGTGCGTCAGGGAGCCAAAGGCCGCCAATCAAAAGGTAAGGCCCGTCTGTCACGCTTTGAGGAACTCAATAGTCAGGAATACCAGCGCCGTAACGAGACTAACGAGCTGTTTATTCCACCAGGCCCACGCTTGGGTGACAAGGTGATTGAAGTCCGTCACCTCACCAAAAGCTTTGGCGATCGGGTACTGATTGACGATCTGTCGTTCACCGTCCCTAAAGGGGCAATTGTCGGCATTATCGGCCCTAACGGTGCCGGTAAATCCACCCTGTTTAAGATGATTACTGGGGCCGAAACACCGGACAAAGGGGAAGTGGAAGTCGGCGATACAGTGCAGATCGCATCGGTTGAACAGTTCCGTGACTCGATGAACGATAAAAACACCATCTGGCAGGAAATTTCCGGCGGTCAGGACATCATGCGCATCAATGGGCTGGAAATTCCTAGCCGTGCCTATGTTGGCCGTTTTAACTTCCGTGGCGGCGATCAGCAAAAGATCATCGGGACGCTGTCTGGCGGTGAACGCAACCGTGTGCATCTGGCAAAATTGCTGCAAGCCGGTGGTAACGTCTTGCTGCTCGACGAACCCACCAACGATCTGGACGTGGAAACCTTACGAGCACTGGAAGAGGCATTACTGGAGTTCCCAGGTTGCGCCATGGTGATTTCGCATGACCGTTGGTTCCTTGACCGTATCTGTACCCATATTCTGGATTACCGTGACGAAGGGAAAGTGAACTTCTACGAAGGTAACTACACCGAATATTCCAGCTGGCTGAAAGCGAACTTTGGCACCGATGTGATTGAACCACACCGCCTGAAGTACAAGCGTATGATCAAGTAA
- a CDS encoding M61 family metallopeptidase produces the protein MNNTATKAAVLSALMGTALPAFADIPAPVDQAYPGTLKIKVDATDLSHRIFNVTEVVPAKPGPLTLLYPSWIPGHHSPTGPIDKVAGFEFKANGKVLQWERDPGNVYAFNIDVPKGADSVEVSFKFLSPQDRSQGRVVMTPEMLNLQWNTVALYPAGYYTRQIKVDSCVTLPQDWHYATALEDSNHKGSSYCFKTIDFENLVDSPMFAGKYYKRIDLNPGADTPVHLNVFADKAKDLDVSEEGLKAHKELVQQMYKLYGAHHYNHYDFLLALTDKLGGIGLEHHRSSENSGKQDYFTKWDKSWLGRDLLAHEFNHSWDGKYRRPAELWTPTYNQVKKDHGLWVYEGQTQFWGYIVAARSGLWSHDNAMDMLALLGATYDKGRPGMKWRTILDTTNDPTIAQRAPKAFRNYQMSEDYYQGGQLIWYAVDAKLRSLSADKKSLNDFAKAFFGVHPGAWDINTYTFDDVIATLNGIEKYDWASFINERLKGHVNLSDSFNDQGWKLVYNDTPSAAVKGMEDRYKRFDFTYSLGFSADKEGKLSDVLWDSPAFNAGLSPSMTLVAVNGEAYKAEYLKDAITAAKTSKAPIELLVKEFDQYKTIKIDYHAGLMYPHLERIEGKPDYLSEVLKAL, from the coding sequence GTGAATAACACTGCTACCAAGGCCGCTGTCCTCAGCGCGCTGATGGGAACAGCCTTGCCCGCTTTTGCCGATATTCCAGCACCTGTGGATCAAGCCTACCCCGGTACCCTAAAAATCAAGGTGGACGCCACCGACCTGTCTCACCGTATATTTAACGTGACCGAAGTGGTACCTGCCAAACCTGGACCATTGACGCTGCTTTATCCGTCATGGATCCCCGGCCACCACTCCCCAACCGGCCCAATTGACAAAGTTGCGGGTTTTGAATTCAAAGCAAATGGCAAAGTGCTGCAGTGGGAACGCGATCCAGGTAACGTCTATGCGTTCAACATTGATGTACCCAAAGGCGCAGACAGTGTCGAAGTCAGTTTTAAATTTCTGTCACCACAAGATCGCAGCCAGGGCCGCGTAGTGATGACACCGGAGATGTTGAACCTGCAATGGAATACTGTGGCACTGTATCCGGCCGGTTATTACACCCGTCAAATTAAGGTTGATTCCTGTGTCACCCTGCCACAGGACTGGCACTACGCCACAGCACTGGAAGACAGCAATCACAAAGGTAGCAGCTACTGCTTTAAAACTATCGATTTTGAAAACTTGGTGGACTCACCAATGTTTGCCGGTAAGTATTACAAGCGGATCGATCTGAACCCTGGTGCAGATACCCCAGTTCACCTGAACGTATTTGCTGATAAAGCCAAAGATTTGGACGTCAGCGAAGAAGGGCTGAAGGCCCATAAAGAACTCGTACAGCAGATGTACAAGCTCTACGGTGCCCACCATTACAATCATTATGATTTTCTGTTAGCGCTGACTGACAAGCTGGGCGGTATTGGTCTGGAACATCACCGTTCCAGTGAAAACAGCGGCAAACAGGATTACTTCACTAAGTGGGACAAATCCTGGCTGGGTCGCGATCTGCTGGCACACGAATTCAACCACTCTTGGGACGGTAAATATCGCCGCCCAGCCGAGTTGTGGACCCCTACTTATAATCAAGTGAAAAAAGATCACGGATTATGGGTATATGAAGGCCAGACCCAGTTCTGGGGCTACATCGTTGCCGCACGTTCCGGTCTGTGGAGTCATGATAACGCCATGGATATGCTGGCATTACTGGGTGCCACCTATGATAAAGGCCGTCCGGGCATGAAATGGCGTACCATTCTGGACACCACCAATGATCCGACCATCGCCCAACGTGCCCCAAAGGCGTTCCGTAACTATCAGATGAGTGAAGACTATTATCAGGGCGGTCAGCTGATTTGGTACGCTGTTGATGCCAAGTTACGCAGCTTAAGTGCTGATAAAAAGTCGCTCAATGATTTTGCCAAAGCATTTTTCGGCGTGCACCCGGGTGCCTGGGATATCAACACCTATACCTTTGATGATGTCATTGCCACACTCAATGGCATTGAGAAATATGATTGGGCCAGTTTCATCAATGAACGGTTAAAAGGTCACGTGAATCTATCCGATTCCTTTAACGATCAAGGCTGGAAGCTAGTGTATAACGACACACCATCAGCGGCAGTTAAAGGGATGGAAGACCGCTATAAGCGTTTCGACTTCACTTATTCGCTGGGATTCTCTGCCGATAAAGAAGGTAAATTAAGCGATGTGTTATGGGATAGCCCAGCATTTAATGCCGGATTGTCACCAAGCATGACCTTGGTTGCCGTCAATGGTGAAGCCTACAAAGCCGAATATCTAAAAGATGCCATTACCGCTGCGAAAACCAGTAAAGCGCCGATTGAACTGTTAGTGAAAGAGTTTGATCAGTACAAAACGATCAAAATCGATTATCACGCTGGTTTGATGTATCCGCACCTAGAGCGCATTGAAGGTAAACCTGATTACCTGTCTGAAGTTCTCAAGGCATTGTAA
- a CDS encoding FAD:protein FMN transferase, with amino-acid sequence MSASSQPKYSPLKVLLYLLVSAAIIYGLRHYTSQPQLQKVEGFAQGTTYHISWWSENPVPTKDIEQQFNATLNQIDAELSTYRDDSYISKLNHSSSTDWQPASTDFIQLIEIAKDIHHKTGGCYDPTIGPLFNLWGFQKDKFNLPTAAEIAAVTAEIGMEKVEVDVTGSRIRKTLPGLQLNFSSMGEGYSISKLAAVLESHDIRNYLVEFGGDMKIRGHKPDGKKWRIAIDRPDKQDDERQPYSIITINDETGVTLDTSGTYRHHFDENGKEYSHILDPRTGAPVNHNLVSASVFGSDPRVSDAWATAMLCLGPQAGQTVAKEQHLEVFFIENDHGHFHNAESEALAASHRVIFDK; translated from the coding sequence GTGTCCGCCTCAAGCCAGCCCAAATACTCTCCGTTAAAAGTGCTGTTATATCTGCTGGTTAGTGCAGCCATTATCTATGGTTTACGACACTATACTTCTCAGCCACAACTGCAAAAGGTTGAAGGCTTTGCACAAGGCACCACTTACCATATCAGTTGGTGGTCTGAGAATCCTGTGCCGACTAAAGACATCGAACAACAGTTTAATGCCACGCTAAACCAGATTGATGCGGAGTTATCCACCTATCGGGATGACTCTTATATTTCAAAACTCAATCACAGCAGCTCTACCGACTGGCAGCCAGCATCAACGGATTTTATTCAGTTGATTGAGATTGCCAAGGATATCCATCATAAAACCGGTGGTTGCTATGACCCGACCATCGGACCACTGTTCAATTTATGGGGATTTCAGAAAGATAAATTCAATCTGCCCACTGCCGCTGAAATTGCCGCCGTCACCGCAGAAATTGGCATGGAAAAAGTCGAAGTAGACGTTACCGGCTCCCGCATTCGAAAAACCTTACCCGGATTGCAGCTGAATTTTTCCTCCATGGGCGAAGGCTACAGCATCAGCAAACTGGCAGCGGTGCTGGAAAGCCATGATATCCGCAATTATCTGGTGGAGTTTGGCGGCGATATGAAAATTCGCGGGCATAAGCCCGATGGCAAAAAGTGGCGAATTGCCATCGATCGCCCTGACAAACAAGATGATGAACGACAGCCGTACAGCATCATCACCATCAATGATGAAACTGGCGTGACACTCGATACTTCCGGGACCTATCGCCATCACTTTGATGAAAACGGCAAAGAGTATTCCCATATTCTCGATCCGCGTACTGGTGCGCCAGTGAACCACAATCTGGTATCTGCTTCAGTTTTTGGCAGCGATCCACGCGTCAGTGACGCCTGGGCCACTGCGATGCTGTGCCTGGGGCCACAAGCTGGGCAAACGGTTGCCAAAGAGCAGCACCTGGAAGTGTTTTTTATTGAGAATGACCATGGTCACTTCCATAACGCTGAAAGCGAAGCATTAGCGGCCAGTCATCGGGTGATTTTTGACAAGTAA